Genomic segment of Ailuropoda melanoleuca isolate Jingjing chromosome 1, ASM200744v2, whole genome shotgun sequence:
catgacctgagcagaaggcagatgcgtcaccctcccaggcgcccccagctgcACTGTGTTTAAGATGGCCAAGCACCCCATGCAGCCGGAGAGGCCAGTGTTTTCCGAGGTCACAAAAGTGCGCTGACAAGGACTTACTGAGCTCCTCCTGTGGGCCCGCTGGGTCCCGCCTGCCCTTGTACAGGCGAACCGAGATAGGCACCCCAGCTGAGTGTGTCAGGGGTGCTGCTGATGGGAAGGTGAcggggaggtggggtggtggtgagTAGGTTGCTCAGGGGAGgccttgtgggggaggggaggccacaCGTGCTTGGGGAAGAATGTTCCGGGCAGAAGGAGTAGCTGTGCAAAGACTCTGGGCAGGGAGCCACCTGGCAGCTTTCAGGATGTGCACGGAGGCCAAGAGGCCGGGCAGGGTGCCTGGTGGGGGAGGGTTTGAGTAACCTCAACCCTGGTGGGCCTgatggggtgaggtgggggccGAGTGTTCCAGCCAGTCACCTGAGGGGGAGTGAGAGGCGTGGTGGGCCTCAAGTCCCTGACAGTCTGATTCTTGGGTGCGTACGGTGCATTTCTGATGCTTGTCGAACATCCCTCTCTTTCAGTGTCTTTGGTGCCATACCAACAAGGCGTGCTTGGACTACCCGGTGAGCAGGGTCCTGCCGCCCAGCTCCCTCTGTCAGCTGAGCTCTGCACGCTGGGGTGTCTGCTGGGGTAAGTCTTCGTTCTCATGGAGCTCTCGCAAAATCTGTGCTGCTTTGGAAAGTGTGGTTGCGCTCAGCGAACCAAAGCTGCTGGCGTGCGTGCTCTCCGCAGGAGGTCAGGAAGCCAGTGGGAGAGCGTGCTTTCTGGGAGGGCTGCTGGCAGTCCCCGGTGTCTGGAGGCCCACCTGCAAGGCCATCAGCCCCGGCTCCGCACGGAGTCCCTCTGTGTCCCAGGATGGCGCGTGGGGACTGTTTCCTGGACATGTCGGCACACTGTGTCTTGGCGGTGTCTGCACTGAGAGCCCTGCTCAGCACAGTCAGGGCCCCCCTGTCCTGACGTGTCCCCTTCTGTCTGCAGATGTAGGGCTTCCAGGTGCTCTCTCCGTGGGGCTGTTGACCCTCTACGAGACCCCACGGAGACCAGTCCTGGACCAGGGGGCCCCGGGCATCCTGAGCCTGAGATGTTAAGGCGTTGAGATGAGGCCTGAGTTCGAATGAAGTGCACACGCTGTCTCCCTGTCCTTGCGGACGGTACTGTCTGGCAGACACACACGTGTGCGTACACCTAGCCTGTTCACGGAGTGGAGCGAGGGTGCACACGCATACGCAGGTAACCCCCACTCAGCGCTGGCAGCCTGACCGCGTCAGGACCCGTGTCAGCCCTGGACTCCGCATCAGTACAGTGAGTGCTGCCTGTGCGGCCCTTCCCGTGAAGGAGATCACGTGCTGTTTCATCTGACTGTCCGTCCAGCCGTGTGTCGGAGACGCCCGTGTCCCTACAGTCTGTGTGGCGGCTGCTTGGCGCCCTGCAGGTGTCCACACGGGGCTGCGGTACACGTGCGTGGGGGGGGTACCATCCCACGCTCACTCCCACTGGGCGTGTACTGAGGAGCAGGTCGTGGGGTCACCGTGCGTAGTAGGTCTGCAGACGTTTTCCCGGAGTGGCTGTGCCGGGTCACCCTCCTCCAAGTGGTGCGGGCGTTCCCGTTGTCCCACGTCCCTGCCAGCACCTGGGGTGATCAGTTGTCTTCACTTTAGTCCATCTGGTGGGTGTCAAGTGGCATCTctctgtggttttagtttgcatttctctgatgactaatgatgttgaacacctttcgGATGGGGGCACTTTTGATAATTCTATGAAATGAAGTTCCTGCCTTAGGGCCATGGGGCTGGCTGAACGCCTGGCATGGCACAGATGAGATCCACagcatggggggcggggagcagggaacgagccaggggctgtgggaggcaggctCCGCAGTCAGGACAGGTGGCCATGCCCCTGCTTCCCGAGAGAAGGTGCAGGTGGTGTCAGTCATTCCGGGGCTGGCGTGGAACTGAAGCCTGACAGCTGGGACGTAGGGGTCAGTGGGCGCTGCTCCCGGTCCCCGTGTGCACTAGGGAGGGTCGGGGAGGCGAATTGGGCTGAGGGTGTATTGGCCTTCTCTGTGGGAACAGAACGGGCCGGGGGCTTATGCTCGTGCGTCTCAGGAGACCAGGAgggcccccaggcccccagatGTCAGAGCAGCACACAGCTGTGATTCCAGACCTCATGCCACGGGTGCTCTTTGTTCTGACAAAGAACTTTGGAATCATCTTACCCAGCACTGGGCAGAGTTGTCTGGGGTTTTAACTGTACTGACCTTAAATACATGTTCATTTGGAGAAACATGAGGTCTTTAGGACGTTGCCCCGATGTGCAGAAGCAGGGGTCCCTGCCCACTCAGGTCACCGTGACGGCCCCAGGGTCCGTGGCTTCTCTCCGGAAGGCTGGTGGGAATGGGCGCCCCCTagtgttttttccccattgtgatCGGGATCTtggtatttgtgtgtttttttttttttaagattatatttatttgacacagagactcagagagagagagagcacaagcagggggagctgcaggcagaggcagagggagaagcagactcccgttgagcaggaccctgggatcatgacctgagccgaaggcagacgcttcacccactgagccacccaggtgccccatgggatttctgtattttataactgATTTTAGCTGCTAGTCAGAAAAGCTGTTTTCGGGGGCAGACATATTTCCAAGCCAGGTGTCTTGCTGATCTGATTGGTTTTTAAAGTGGATTGTTTGAAAGTTCTGTCGTCAAAACCTGCTGCCGTCTGCTCGTGAAGGTCTTTTCTGATTATGTGATGGTCGTCACTGCTTGCTGTGCCGGCTCTTCCGGAACCGGTGGAAGGAGGAGAGACCACACGACTACAGCGGGAGCATTTCCTCCGCTGTAACCCTGATTCAGATGGCCAGAGCAGGTGCACAGACTTGAGGCCAGCCTGGGAGGCTCGTGGCCGACCTGTGCGGAGTGTCCTGCTCTCCGtggcgcccccctcccccgccgggCCCGCCCCTGCAGCACGCGGTAACTGCAGTCCTGGGAGACAGATCGGACTCGGGGGATCCCGCCATCTCCGAAGCCGCCTCGGTGGCTGTCTGAACCGCACGAGTGGACACGTTGGCAAGAGCGTATCACAGCTCTTTGATTGGCTCTGGTTcgaattaaatagaaaaatattggcAGGCTTGGGTTTATAAATCCTTCAGAGAAGTTAGAAAGAATGGTAAAACTTGTTTTCACTCCTCGTTTGTCTCAGGAGTTGGGTCTTGACAGGAAATCATAAAACGTTGGCGGCCGACGAGGCAGCCGTCTCCAGACCCTGCggctctctgcctcctggggTCAGAAGTTGTCCCTGGGGAAGTAAATGCAGGTGACCTTGAACAGCATAGGCGTTAGGGGCGCTGATGCCCCGCGCACTTGAAAATCCACGCGTAACTTCTGATTTCCCGGAAACTTAACTGCTACCAGCGTGCTGTGGACGGAAGGCTTGCCGGTAACCGCAGTCAAggcacacacgtgcgtgcatgtTCTGTGCACCGCGTGCTGTATCCTCACAGGCAGGTaggctggagaaagggaaacatgaGTGAGAGCATCATCAGGAAGAGAAAGTGTACGTACACTATCGTCCTCATTTGGGGAAACAACATCCACAGGTTCGTGGACCCGCACGGTTCAAACTGTGTTCGAGGGCCCTCGGCGTTGTCCCGTGGACTTGGGTTTAGGTGATGGGGTACGCCGCCCCAGGCTTCACTTCCGTTTCCAGAGTCCCACAAAGAGTCTGCAAATGTGTCAGGACAGTGTGCGTGCCCAGCGGGCACTCTCCTTCCTGTGTCTGTTCCGTTCCCTGGCCTCAGGCTTGCCCATCTCCTAGCGGGGAGGGGGCACGCCGCCCTGTGGGGCCTGGGGCCGTGGCGGTTGATGGAGAAATCGTTCACAAGTCACACACCCAGGCTGAGGCTAGGACTGCCGTCCGCCCCCGGGCATGGGGGGCTGCTTTGGGGTCCCCGTGCCCCGTGCTGACTCCCGGCGGACCTTGCAGTGAACTTCGAGGCGCTGATTATCACGCTGTCGGCGGTGGGGGGAGCCGTCCTCCTGGCCGTGGCCGTGTGCTGCGCCTGCTGCTGCtgcgggaggaggaggagccggAAGCCGGACAAGGGTGAGGAGAAGGCGGCGCGGGAGCGCGAGGAGCGCAGGATCCGGCAGGAGGAGAGGTGAGGGCCGGGTCACTGGGGCATCCTGGGGCATCGGGCCTGCTGGGCTGCGGGGGGTGCCGCCCACGGGGCCGACTTCTCTCCAGCTGCGGACAGACCGTGGGTTGCTGGCCCGGGTTGTGGGACAGGGCGTGGGCGCAGCCCAGGCCCTTATTCTCCAGGCTGCGGTGGCTGAGAACGGGTGCTCGTGGCCGCGGGTGGGACAGAGCCCCAGCCGGGGCGGGCCGGGCATCAGCGATGGCGCCTGTCTGCCTGTGCCTGGGACGGGCCTCCTGCGGCCAGCACCCTGGGACGCCGCCGTTCTCTCCAGCTTAGGGAGCATGTCAGGGAGCGTGTGTGGGGCGGCCACGGGCCAGGCCCTGGCGGCAGGTGCAGCGGGTCACCGGGCCCTGCCTGATGGGGAGTGGTATTGTGGCTCGGATGGGGACTGCCGCCGTGTCAGGCCAGCCGCCGGTGGACAGTGTCCCCACAGAGTCATCACCCCTAAATAAAAACTAACACGTGTACATTCCCAACCTTCTTCAGAACCTAGTGTCAGATTTTCATCCATCAGTATGTTTTCTTTACATGAAAATCAAAGAATTGGGCATTTGAATTGCCTTTATTGAAACAGAATCGAATGACAGGACACTGGAGCGGCCTCAGAAGACGGTGCTNACGTACACTATCGTCCTCATTTGGGGAAACAACATCCACAGGTTCGTGGACCCGCACGGTTCAAACTGTGTTCGAGGGCCCTCGGCGTTGTCCCGTGGACTTGGGTTTAGGTGATGGGGTACGCCGCCCCAGGCTTCACTTCCGTTTCCAGAGTCCCACAAAGAGTCTGCAAATGTGTCAGGACAGTGTGCGTGCCCAGCGGGCACTCTCCTTCCTGTGTCTGTTCCGTTCCCTGGCCTCAGGCTTGCCCATCTCCTAGCGGGGAGGGGGCACGCCGCCCTGTGGGGCCTGGGGCCGTGGCGGTTGATGGAGAAATCGTTCACAAGTCACACACCCAGGCTGAGGCTAGGACTGCCGTCCGCCCCCGGGCATGGGGGGCTGCTTTGGGGTCCCCGTGCCCCGTGCTGACTCCCGGCGGACCTTGCAGTGAACTTCGAGGCGCTGATTATCACGCTGTCGGCGGTGGGGGGAGCCGTCCTCCTGGCCGTGGCCGTGTGCTGCGCCTGCTGCTGCtgcgggaggaggaggagccggAAGCCGGACAAGGGTGAGGAGAAGGCGGCGCGGGAGCGCGAGGAGCGCAGGATCCGGCAGGAGGAGAGGTGAGGGCCGGGTCACTGGGGCATCCTGGGGCATCGGGCCTGCTGGGCTGCGGGGGGTGCCGCCCACGGGGCCGACTTCTCTCCAGCTGCGGACAGACCGTGGGTTGCTGGCCCGGGTTGTGGGACAGGGCGTGGGCGCAGCCCAGGCCCTTATTCTCCAGGCTGCGGTGGCTGAGAACGGGTGCTCGTGGCCGCGGGTGGGACAGAGCCCCAGCCGGGGCGGGCCGGGCATCAGCGATGGCGCCTGTCTGCCTGTGCCTGGGACGGGCCTCCTGCGGCCAGCACCCTGGGACGCCGCCGTTCTCTCCAGCTTAGGGAGCATGTCAGGGAGCGTGTGTGGGGCGGCCACGGGCCAGGCCCTGGCGGCAGGTGCAGCGGGTCACCGGGCCCTGCCTGATGGGGAGTGGTATTGTGGCTCGGATGGGGACTGCCGCCGTGTCAGGCCAGCCGCCGGTGGACAGTGTCCCCACAGAGTCATCACCCCTAAATAAAAACTAACACGTGTACATTCCCAACCTTCTTCAGAACCTAGTGTCAGATTTTCATCCATCAGTATGTTTTCTTTACATGGAAATCAAAGAATTGGGCATTTGAATTGCCTTTATTGAAACAGAATCGAATGACAGGACACTGGAGCGGCCTCAGAAGACGGTGCTGTTGTCACCTTGCCCGACCCAGGGGCCGCCGCACCTGTCCCCGGCCTCTCTGCTTAAGGAGGTGAAGGGTATCTTGTTACGATATTTTGATGCTAAAtgagatttctttgttttttaggagAGCAGAGATGAAATCAAGACAtgatgaaatcaggaaaaaatacgGTAAGGGTCGATGGAATGTCCATATCTGTTCTGTTTGGTCGGGAGCTATGCCACAGCGTGAGATGTGACCGCTTCCCTCGTCCACCCCTCCCGTTCAAGCGGCTGGGTTTACTCTGCGTGGCCTGGAATGAACTAACCCACGGATGTCTGGAAAGAGGAAGCCTTGGCATGTTTTCCTCTCGGCCAGACTTCCTGAGCACTGCTGCTCCCGAGGGGTGGAGCTTGACCGGGCCCCGAGGGCTCCTAGCCTGTCACCGTGTTTGCGTGACGTGGGGTGCGTGTGATGTCCACGGGCCTCCCCTGCCTCGCTACCCTCGCGTTCACGTCGCGCTCCCACCTCGTGACGCGGCTGTGCTCCTCTTGAAGGGGTTACAGCTCTCCATGCTGCCCAGgtgttttgtctggtttttgttcaCAGAGGTTTTGGGGGGGTGGCTCGTTCTTTACTGTGTGAGAGCATTACATTTGCTCCTGTGTTGAGTTGGCTGTTGGGTTTGGGAGAAGTGGGCTCACTGGGCCCTTACAGGTGATCGCCACAGGGCTTCTAGCCCTGGGCCACGGTGCTTCCCTTGACCTCAGGACCTGAGGATCACAGGCTCTGTGTTAGGGGGACCGGGCGGCTGGGCTGAAGGCTAAATCTGATCAGGAAAATTCCAAAATCTTTTCCAGGTAACGTACCCATTTTGGAGTTCTCTGTATAGAGGAACACTGTTTTTGTGGCATTTTAAGATCCCGAGCACTAAAACAGTGAGTCTCCAAGGCTCAGTTCCCTCTGGCAGGGGCCGCTGGCCGgacgcccccacccccatgcacacAGGCCTCCTCTGACTGTCACGCCCTTGTGCTGGGTCACCTGAGGCTGACCCTGCCAGCCTCCAGGTGTTGGTTCCGAGGCACGAGGCTGCCCCGACTGCTCCTGCTGCTGGGTCTCCTCCATTTAAGGCGAGATGTCGGGCTGCCAGAGAGCCTTCTCTTGTTAGCCCCCGCCCCTCAGCCTCCCCTTGGTGCAGCTCCT
This window contains:
- the PTTG1IP gene encoding pituitary tumor-transforming gene 1 protein-interacting protein; amino-acid sequence: MAFGGTRGLMQRWEPVLGAVALFLMLLSAAAAQEPSGAACSQNTNRTCEECLKNVSCLWCHTNKACLDYPVSRVLPPSSLCQLSSARWGVCWVNFEALIITLSAVGGAVLLAVAVCCACCCCGRRRSRKPDKGEEKAAREREERRIRQEERRAEMKSRHDEIRKKYGLFKEENPYARFENN